In one window of Tenrec ecaudatus isolate mTenEca1 chromosome 3, mTenEca1.hap1, whole genome shotgun sequence DNA:
- the CABS1 gene encoding calcium-binding and spermatid-specific protein 1, producing the protein MAEDGSPKIYSHHPSEKNRTPTEARICFGVDNTIPKPEATITSEGDHVSSVNDYIQEGDFSSTTGNKNAPPEIHTIESTTHTEKEAPTLTGTTNSMTCESITESFISTKIGNISPPFATISLIDFSNNLEEEDILFDTIYPGDKNVSVISEVSDTFKKNSTFIADTPAPSDTKVALGVTNSHFSDKHNPHEVMESTKAFIPEVEISSSTEKNITIIPDITSLAEEKVTAIDLILSEKDPDAVASLTDSTEDNFITVFAFTDSAERERDAPGDAPLTDEESVDDINVWLESENSKEAESHAVLLTAVESRYDFIVPTSVAMNSMNDSPTTTTKELSEKDSTESVTKTTEPSSGTVTNLDAPVPVLDTSNHLDDTFTTDVDLFKLLGEDPDGFMI; encoded by the coding sequence ATGGCTGAAGATGGCTCTCCGAAAATCTATTCCCATCATCCGTCAGAAAAGAACCGAACACCAACTGAAGCCAGAATTTGCTTTGGGGTAGACAATACTATACCTAAACCAGAAGCAACTATTACTTCAGAAGGGGACCATGTTTCTTCAGTCAATGACTATATACAAGAAGGTGATTTCTCATCCACTACAGGCAACAAGAATGCACCTCCTGAAATTCATACAATTGAATCAACAACCCACACAGAGAAAGAAGCGCCCACCCTCACTGGCACTACAAACTCCATGACTTGTGAATCTATTACTGAAAGTTTCATCTCCACAAAAATTGGGAACATATCACCACCATTTGCTACTATTTCTTTAATAGATTTTTCAAATAACCTAGAAGAAGAAGATATTCTATTTGATACAATTTACCCAGGAGATAAAAATGTCTCAGTGATTTCTGAAGTCTCGGACACGTTTAAGAAAAACTCCACCTTCATTGCTGACACTCCAGCACCTTCTGACACAAAGGTTGCCCTTGGTGTTACCAATTCTCACTTCTCAGACAAACACAACCCTCATGAAGTTATGGAGTCCACCAAGGCCTTTATTCCTGAGGTTGAGATCTCTTCCTCTACTGAAAAGAATATCACTATTATTCCAGACATAACCAGCCTTGCAGAAGAAAAAGTAACTGCGATTGACCTCATTCTTTCCGAGAAGGACCCTGATGCTGTAGCTAGTTTAACTGATTCTACTGAGGACAACTTCATCACTGTGTTtgcattcactgactctgctgagagggagagagacgcCCCAGGAGATGCTCCACTAACAGATGAAGAGTCGGTCGATGACATCAATGTTTGGCTGGAGAGTGAAAATTCAAAGGAAGCAGAGTCTCATGCTGTTTTGCTTACTGCTGTTGAATCCAGATATGACTTTATTGTGCCCACATCAGTAGCCATGAACTCCATGAATGACTCGCCTACTACAACGACGAAGGAGTTATCTGAAAAGGATAGCACTGAATCTGTAACGAAGACCACTGAGCCATCTTCTGGAACTGTTACCAACCTAGATGCCCCAGTTCCTGTCCTAGATACTTCAAACCACTTGGATGACACTTTTACAACTGACGTGGATCTCTTTAAACTACTAGGTGAAGATCCAGATGGGTTCATGATTTGA